Proteins encoded by one window of Halichondria panicea chromosome 8, odHalPani1.1, whole genome shotgun sequence:
- the LOC135339684 gene encoding BRCA1-associated protein-like → MASGSAALESSYHTRPDFIVISLELDPNDPQIATDLEFTMSGDWLHTGAQQEPQGGSAHAPGDRRTLQSISIETFSSTTSSSSLTTPTNDGSLPEGVVLGKIPFFSGIPSVEVVRGILHLYKTQAPPSDDVSVMVCAMCIPAEHQLSVILEALSPVLSTVSKMRVIRDSTPNRYMLLITFKDESSAGQFYSSYNGQPYNSLEKSLWQLVFVSRVEIFNSSRTSSLGPPPGLVELPSCPVCLERLDESVLTILCNHSFHTTCLTRWEDSTCPICRYFQTPEPCEQDSTCFMCEAKENLWICLICGHIGCGRYMGGHANTHFALTQHTFSMQLGTQRRVWDYIGDNYVHRLVQNKADGKLVEVSGGPAQVGDSEKVDSLQLEYTYLLTSQLESQRLYFEEKLARVEKDLNEQLSVTETRCRAAVGDKERLEEQLTESEREKRGSEKKVSQLQTKLNKASSELNEEKELNKCLGENQSLWKERVSMLERKMETLMANKERELGDLKDQVRDLMFYLETQKKIAKTPEEERQDIQEGHVVVTQGATPSRRQRKKK, encoded by the exons ATGGCCTCTGGTAGTGCTGCACTTGAATCAAGCTATCATACAAGACCGGATTTTATTGTGATAAGCCTTGAGTTAGACCCCAACGACCCTCAGATTGCCACAGACCTCGAGTTCACTATGAGTGGTGATTGGCTACACACTGGAGCACAACAAGAGCCTCAGG gtGGATCTGCTCATGCCCCTGGTGACAGACGAACACTACAGAGTATCTCCATAGAGACCTTCTCCTCGACCACCTCGTCTAGTtcattgaccacacccactaatgaTGGATCGCTACCGGAGGGAGTGGTGCTGGGCAAGATACCTTTCTTCTCTGGCATACCCAGTGTGGAGGTTGTGAGAGGAATACTGCACCTCTACAAGACACA AGCTCCCCCCAGTGATGACGTGagtgtgatggtgtgtgcaATGTGCATCCCTGCCGAGCATCAACTATCTGTCATACTGGAGGCCCTCTCGCCCGTTTT GTCGACAGTGAGCAAGATGAGAGTGATCCGAGACTCCACCCCCAACAGATATATGCTCCTGATCACATTCAAAGACGAG TCCTCTGCCGGTCAGTTCTACTCCTCGTACAATGGACAACCCTACAATAGTCTGGAGAAGTCGCTATGGCAGCTCGTTTTTGTGTCACGAGTGGAGATCTTTAACTCATCCCGAACCTCCTCCCTCGGTCCTCCTCCAGGTTTGGTCGAGCTTCCATCTTGTCCCGTCTGTCTAGAGAGACTG GACGAGTCTGTACTGACCATATTATGTAACCACTCATTCCACACCACCTGCCTCACTCGTTGGGAGGACTCGAC CTGCCCTATCTGCCGCTACTTCCAGACCCCTGAACCTTGCGAACAGGACAGCACTTGTTTCATGTGTGAGGCTAAAGAG AATTTGTGGATCTGTCTCATCTGTGGCCACATTGGGTGTGGTAGGTACATGGGTGGTCATGCCAACAC acactttGCCTTGACACAGCACACGTTCTCAATGCAACTGGGGACCCAACGCAGAGTCTGGGACTATATCggag ATAACTATGTGCATCGACTGGTACAGAACAAGGCTGATGGTAAACTGGTAGAGGTGTCAGGTGGTCCTGCTCAGGTTGGGGATAGTGAGAAGGTCGACTCTTTGCAACTGGAG TACACTTATTTACTGACAAGTCAACTCGAGTCTCAGAGGCTGTACTTTGAAGAGAAGCTGGCCAGAGTTGAGAAAGATTTGAACGAACAG CTATCTGTAACGGAGACTCGTTGTCGGGCGGCAGTGGGGGACAAGGAGAGGTTAGAGGAACAGCTGACTGAGTCTGAGCGAGAGAAGAGAGGATCCGAGAAGAAAGTTAGTCAGCTGCAGACTAAGCTCAACAAAGCCTCCTCAGAACTCAATGAGGAGAAAGAG TTAAACAAGTGCCTGGGTGAGAACCAGTCTCTCTGGAAGGAGAGGGTTAGCATGCTAGAGAGGAAGATGGAGACTCTGATGGCTAACAAAGAGAGAGAGCTAGGAGATCTGAAGGACCAAGTACGAGACCTCATGTTTTATCTGGAGACGCAGAAAAAGATTGCCAAGACACCAGAAGAAGAGAGACAG GACATACAAGAGGGACATGTCGTCGTCACACAAGGAGCCACCCCCTCGAGGCGACAAAGAAAGAAGAAATAA